AGCACCACGCGGTCGCCGCTTTTGAAGAGCAGGACGTTGAGGGAGTTCAAGGTCTTGCCGTCGGGGTAGGCGGCCTTGACGGCTTCCTGCTTGTCGGGGGTGTCGGCGAGCAGGAGCTTGGCGTCCATTTCGCGGTATCCGTCGGAGAGGACGAAGGCCTTGATCGCGCCCACGTCGGCCTTGCCCAGCAGGGGCTGGGCGCAGCGGGCGGGAGTCGCGCCCAGGCAGCAGCACAGGGCCGCGAGCAGGCAGCCGGCGAACCATCCGGTAGCGGTCATGGAGGGGCTCCGTTGTTGGGGTTCGGGGATTCAGGAGCCAATTTATAGCCGGGTCCGCCGAAAACGCCAGACCTAATGAAGCCCGAAAAGGAATGGGAGCGGGACGCTCGCGCGTCCCGCCCCCGGAGAGGAGTATGGGATCGGATCAGACGCCGATGCCCATGAGCACGTATTTGGTGTCCAGGTAGTCCTGGATGCCTTCCTGACCGCCTTCGCGGCCCATGCCGGACTCCTTGACGCCGCCGAAGGGGGCCTCGGCCATGGCCAGGATCACCTCGTTGACGCCCACCATGCCGTATTCCAGGGCCTCGCTCACGCGCCATGCGCGGCCCAGGTCGTGGGTAAAGAGGTAGGAGGCCAGGCCCACGTCGGTGTCGTTGGCCATTTCCACGGCCTGTTTTTCGGTGGCGAAGGTGACGATGGGCGCGACGGGGCCGAAGATTTCCTCGCGGTAGACGCGCATGGAGGGGGTGACGCCCGCGAGCAGGGTGGGCTCGTAGAAGAGCCCGCCCAGGGCGTGGGGTTTCCCGCCAGCCAGCAGCCGCGCGCCGTGGACCAGGGCGTCGTCCACCAGGGCCTGGACGTGTTCCACTGCGGCCCGGTCGATGAGCGGCCCCTGGGTGACGCCGGGGATCAGCCCGCTGCCGGATTTGAGGACGGCCACCCTGGCCTGGAAGCGCTCCACGAAGGCATTGAGGGCGCTCTCCTGCACGAGCAGGCGGTTGGCGCAGATGCAGGTCTGGCCCGAATTGCGGAACTTGGAGATGAGCGCGCCCTCGGCGGCCTTGTCCATGTCGGCATCGTCGAAGACGATGAAGGGGGCGTTGCCGCCCAGTTCCAGGGAGACGCGCTTCACGGTGGCGGCGCACTGGGCCATGAGCTTCTTGCCCACTTCGGTGGAG
This sequence is a window from Fundidesulfovibrio magnetotacticus. Protein-coding genes within it:
- a CDS encoding NAD-dependent succinate-semialdehyde dehydrogenase, whose amino-acid sequence is MRPEDLRLWKNLCYIDGQWTPALEGGVLEVSNPATGETLGTVPRCGVKETSLAISSAARAMTAWQALSPLERGEPLHALHRLIKENIDELAAILTLEQGKPLAEARGEILQGASYFPWFAEEARRLYGRVIPSPAPGKRPLTMSRPVGVTGIITPWNFPFAMIPRKAAPALAAGCTVVVKPASATPYSALALAALAEEAGIPAGVFNVVTGSASAIGGELTGDPRVRKISFTGSTEVGKKLMAQCAATVKRVSLELGGNAPFIVFDDADMDKAAEGALISKFRNSGQTCICANRLLVQESALNAFVERFQARVAVLKSGSGLIPGVTQGPLIDRAAVEHVQALVDDALVHGARLLAGGKPHALGGLFYEPTLLAGVTPSMRVYREEIFGPVAPIVTFATEKQAVEMANDTDVGLASYLFTHDLGRAWRVSEALEYGMVGVNEVILAMAEAPFGGVKESGMGREGGQEGIQDYLDTKYVLMGIGV